One region of Tachysurus fulvidraco isolate hzauxx_2018 chromosome 9, HZAU_PFXX_2.0, whole genome shotgun sequence genomic DNA includes:
- the LOC113638705 gene encoding polyubiquitin 12-like, which translates to MELIIKVLSGETKTVKVNPGDTIGALKQKVAQIFNARPSRLRLSVTNGCVVQLDNDQETVSSYGLSSGATVMLLISNSPVPLQVFVKNEKGQMKTYDITDDETVDQLMKKVRQKDRVPEDQQRLIYSGRQLESGRKLQDYGIVSGSTIHMTLRLRGG; encoded by the coding sequence ATGGAGCTCATCATCAAAGTCCTGAGTGGGGAAACAAAGACCGTGAAAGTGAATCCAGGTGACACGATTGGTGCACTCAAGCAAAAAGTCGCCCAAATCTTTAATGCAAGACCTTCACGGCTGAGGCTTTCTGTCACCAATGGGTGTGTCGTGCAGCTGGACAATGACCAGGAGACTGTGAGCAGTTATGGTCTGAGTTCAGGGGCCACGGTGATGCTGCTGATCTCCAATTCTCCCGTGCCGCTTCAGGTGTTTGTGAAGAATGAGAAGGGACAGATGAAGACATATGACATCACTGACGATGAAACTGTTGATCAGTTGATGAAAAAGGTACGCCAAAAAGATAGAGTACCAGAGGACCAGCAGCGGCTGATCTACAGCGGTCGACAGCTTGAATCTGGCAGGAAGCTGCAGGATTACGGCATTGTTTCTGGAAGCACCATTCATATGACCCTCCGTCTGCGTGGAGGCTGA